One genomic region from Oryzias melastigma strain HK-1 linkage group LG19, ASM292280v2, whole genome shotgun sequence encodes:
- the si:ch73-256g18.2 gene encoding small integral membrane protein 36, translated as MGFMEFYLEIDPVTLNLIILVASYVILLLVFLISCILYDCRGKDPTKEYTQDATPAPPSQSPIRLVVMQNSPASGRYEPNSTSGHGEPQTPDLSRDRAEREREKRSTLV; from the coding sequence ATGGGTTTCATGGAATTCTACCTGGAGATTGACCCGGTCACCCTCAACCTCATCATCTTGGTAGCCAGCTACGTCATCCTACTCCTGGTTTTCCTCATCTCCTGCATCCTGTATGACTGCCGTGGCAAAGACCCCACTAAGGAGTACACCCAGGACGCCACCCCGGCGCCGCCCAGCCAGTCCCCCATACGCCTGGTGGTCATGCAGAACTCGCCCGCCTCGGGCCGCTATGAGCCCAACAGCACCTCGGGTCACGGAGAGCCGCAAACGCCTGACCTGAGCCGGGACAGAGCggagagggagagggagaagaggaGCACTCTGGTCTGA